Proteins encoded in a region of the Streptomyces sp. PCS3-D2 genome:
- a CDS encoding ATP-binding cassette domain-containing protein: MQPHAGADAPTRVPLSTSATAPDGARPAARGPYAISTRGLVKSYPGPDGTLTPAVRGLDLDVHQGETFAFLGPNGAGKSTTISLLCALARPTAGTATVAGVDVLTHPGQVRRQVGMLFQHSALDMELTVQQNLGVHARLYGMSRRDARRRTTETLDAIGLGDRRRAPVRTLSGGMRRRLELARGLLHEPRVLFLDEPTTGLDPHARAQVWDYLRQLRERQGTTLFVTTHYLDEAENCDRLAIIDGGRLVAQGAPAALKAAIGSDRVVLRTHDDPAADRVVRRAAPPGTRTAVGADGISLRLPDGSSWIPRLCAALAAEGIPVRAASATPPTLDDVFFHHTGRSIHTAGPKAAGEGL, translated from the coding sequence ATGCAGCCGCACGCCGGTGCCGATGCCCCCACACGGGTGCCCCTTTCGACCTCAGCCACGGCCCCGGACGGCGCGCGGCCAGCGGCCCGGGGGCCGTACGCCATCAGCACCCGCGGCCTGGTCAAGAGCTACCCCGGCCCGGACGGCACCCTCACCCCCGCCGTGCGCGGCCTGGACCTCGACGTACACCAGGGCGAAACCTTCGCGTTCCTCGGCCCCAACGGCGCGGGGAAGTCGACCACCATCTCCCTCCTGTGCGCCCTGGCCCGCCCCACCGCCGGAACGGCCACGGTGGCAGGCGTCGACGTCCTCACCCACCCGGGCCAGGTCCGCCGCCAGGTCGGCATGCTCTTCCAGCACAGCGCACTCGACATGGAACTGACGGTGCAGCAGAACCTGGGCGTCCACGCCCGGCTGTACGGCATGAGCCGCCGCGACGCCCGACGGCGCACCACCGAGACCCTCGATGCCATCGGCCTCGGCGACCGGCGGCGGGCCCCGGTCCGCACCCTCTCCGGCGGCATGCGCCGCCGCCTCGAACTCGCCCGCGGCCTCCTCCACGAGCCGCGGGTCCTCTTCCTCGACGAGCCCACCACCGGACTCGACCCCCACGCGCGCGCGCAGGTCTGGGACTACCTGCGCCAGCTGCGCGAACGGCAGGGGACCACCCTCTTCGTCACCACCCACTACCTCGACGAGGCCGAGAACTGCGACCGCCTCGCCATCATCGACGGCGGCCGCCTGGTCGCGCAGGGGGCGCCGGCCGCCCTGAAGGCCGCCATCGGCAGCGACCGGGTGGTCCTGCGCACCCACGACGACCCCGCTGCCGACCGCGTCGTGCGCCGCGCCGCCCCGCCGGGCACCCGTACCGCCGTCGGCGCCGACGGGATCAGCCTGCGCCTGCCCGACGGCAGCTCCTGGATCCCCCGCCTGTGCGCGGCCCTCGCCGCGGAGGGCATCCCCGTCCGGGCCGCCTCGGCGACCCCGCCGACCCTCGACGACGTCTTCTTCCACCACACCGGCCGCAGCATCCACACCGCAGGGCCCAAGGCGGCGGGTGAGGGCCTGTGA
- a CDS encoding ABC transporter permease — MTAPAVTAPGNPDGHADPYPASPARLRRELRAVHALVHRDLLRLSLQRTHTALMLIQPVLYLFILGGGLAALIPTAALGVGYQVYLFPGMLMMTVQSPAIMVGIRLITDRQSGYLRELLMAPVSRATLLLGNCAGGTVVATVQGAVLLALAGTVGLPYDPLLLALLLAGMILASFTITALALALAVSLGRAELFHMLLGLVMMPLLFLSGGFFPLDNLPGWARGLASLNPLAYGVDLLRRSISLRVPDQTTAAGIEWFGHQPPLLLEAAALLVAGVLALLYATRRFSRPE; from the coding sequence GTGACCGCCCCCGCCGTCACCGCGCCGGGAAACCCCGACGGCCACGCCGACCCGTATCCGGCATCCCCGGCCCGCCTGCGCCGGGAACTGCGCGCGGTCCACGCCCTGGTCCACCGCGACCTGCTGCGCCTGTCCTTGCAGCGCACCCACACCGCGCTGATGCTGATCCAGCCGGTGCTCTACCTCTTCATTCTCGGAGGCGGTCTGGCCGCCCTGATTCCCACCGCCGCGCTCGGCGTGGGCTACCAGGTGTACCTCTTCCCCGGCATGCTGATGATGACCGTCCAGAGCCCCGCCATCATGGTCGGCATCCGCCTCATCACCGACCGGCAGAGCGGATACCTGCGAGAACTCCTGATGGCCCCGGTCAGCCGCGCCACCCTGCTCCTGGGCAACTGCGCGGGCGGCACCGTGGTCGCCACCGTCCAGGGCGCCGTCCTCCTCGCCCTGGCCGGCACGGTCGGCCTGCCCTACGACCCGCTGCTGCTGGCCCTGCTCCTCGCCGGCATGATCCTGGCCTCCTTCACCATCACCGCCCTGGCGCTCGCCCTGGCCGTCAGCCTCGGTCGCGCCGAGCTCTTCCACATGCTCCTCGGCCTGGTGATGATGCCGCTGCTCTTCCTCTCCGGAGGCTTCTTCCCCCTCGACAACCTGCCCGGCTGGGCACGTGGGCTGGCCTCCCTGAACCCCCTCGCCTACGGCGTGGACCTGCTGCGCCGCTCCATCAGCCTGCGCGTGCCCGACCAGACGACCGCGGCCGGCATCGAATGGTTCGGCCACCAACCCCCGCTCCTCCTGGAAGCCGCAGCCCTCCTCGTCGCGGGCGTCCTCGCCCTCCTCTACGCCACCCGGCGCTTCAGCCGCCCGGAATGA
- the ctaD gene encoding cytochrome c oxidase subunit I produces the protein MAQTPHHAIPGGTGRASWVEWLTTTDHKKIGTMYLVSAFGFFVLGGAMALMMRAELARPGTQIMSNEQFNQAFTMHGSIMLLMFAMPLFTGFANWIMPLQIGAPDVAFPRLNMLAFWLFLFGSLIAAFGFLTPGGAADFGWFLYAPLSDAVHSPGLGADMWIMGVALSGFGSIAGAVNFITTIICMRAPGMTMFRMPIFTWNVLLTALLVLIVFPVLAAALFALECDRTFGSHVFDAANGGALLWQHLFWFFGHPEVYILALPFFGIVSEIIPVFSRKPMFGYIGLIAATIAIAGLSVTVWAHHMYVTGGVLLPFFSFMTFLIAVPTGVKFFNWIGTMWKGSLSFETPMLWTIGFLVTFVFGGLTGVILASPPMDFHLSDSYFVVAHFHYTVFGTVVYAMFAGFHFWWPKFTGTMLDERLGKITFWTLTAGFHLTFLVQHWLGAEGMPRRYADYLAADGFTGLNTLSTIGSFLLGLSILPFFYNVWKTARYGKKVEVDDPWGYGRSLEWATSCPPPRHNFRALPRIRSESPAFDLHHPEIAALEPAAH, from the coding sequence GTGGCGCAGACCCCGCATCACGCGATACCCGGAGGGACGGGCCGGGCTTCGTGGGTGGAGTGGTTGACGACCACCGACCACAAGAAGATCGGCACGATGTACCTGGTGAGCGCCTTCGGATTCTTCGTCCTGGGTGGTGCCATGGCGTTGATGATGCGCGCGGAGTTGGCCCGTCCGGGTACGCAGATCATGTCGAACGAGCAGTTCAACCAGGCGTTCACCATGCACGGCTCGATCATGCTGCTGATGTTCGCCATGCCCTTGTTCACCGGCTTCGCGAACTGGATCATGCCGCTGCAGATCGGCGCGCCCGATGTCGCCTTCCCCCGGCTCAACATGCTCGCCTTCTGGCTCTTCCTGTTCGGTTCGCTCATCGCGGCCTTCGGGTTCCTCACCCCGGGCGGTGCGGCCGACTTCGGCTGGTTCCTGTACGCGCCGCTGTCGGACGCGGTGCACTCCCCGGGCCTCGGCGCGGACATGTGGATCATGGGCGTGGCGCTGTCCGGCTTCGGCTCCATCGCCGGCGCGGTCAACTTCATCACCACGATCATCTGCATGCGCGCTCCGGGCATGACGATGTTCCGGATGCCGATCTTCACCTGGAACGTGCTCCTGACGGCGCTGCTGGTCCTGATCGTCTTCCCGGTGCTGGCCGCGGCCCTCTTCGCCCTCGAATGCGACCGCACGTTCGGCTCCCACGTCTTCGACGCGGCCAACGGCGGCGCCCTGTTGTGGCAGCATCTGTTCTGGTTCTTCGGCCACCCCGAGGTCTACATCCTCGCCCTGCCGTTCTTCGGCATCGTCTCGGAGATCATTCCGGTCTTCTCGCGCAAGCCGATGTTCGGTTACATCGGCCTGATCGCCGCGACGATCGCGATCGCCGGCCTCTCGGTGACCGTGTGGGCGCACCACATGTACGTCACCGGCGGTGTGCTGCTGCCGTTCTTCTCCTTTATGACCTTCCTGATCGCGGTACCGACCGGTGTGAAGTTCTTCAACTGGATCGGCACCATGTGGAAGGGCTCACTGTCCTTCGAGACCCCGATGCTCTGGACGATCGGCTTCCTGGTCACCTTCGTCTTCGGCGGCCTGACCGGCGTGATCCTGGCCTCACCCCCGATGGACTTCCACCTCTCCGACTCCTACTTCGTGGTCGCGCACTTCCACTACACCGTCTTCGGCACCGTGGTGTACGCGATGTTCGCCGGCTTCCACTTCTGGTGGCCGAAGTTCACCGGCACGATGCTGGACGAGCGCCTCGGCAAGATCACCTTCTGGACCCTCACGGCCGGCTTCCACCTCACCTTCCTCGTGCAGCACTGGCTGGGCGCGGAGGGCATGCCGCGCCGCTACGCCGACTACCTCGCCGCGGATGGCTTCACCGGGCTCAACACCCTCTCCACCATCGGCTCGTTCCTGCTCGGCCTGTCGATCCTGCCGTTCTTCTACAACGTGTGGAAGACCGCCCGGTACGGCAAGAAGGTCGAGGTCGACGACCCGTGGGGCTACGGCCGTTCCCTTGAGTGGGCGACCTCCTGCCCGCCGCCGCGGCACAACTTCCGCGCCCTGCCGCGCATCCGTAGCGAGTCGCCCGCCTTCGACCTCCACCACCCCGAGATCGCCGCCCTCGAACCGGCCGCTCACTGA
- a CDS encoding response regulator transcription factor, translating to MPPSGTPSPAQTPISVFLLDDHEVVRRGVHDLLDAEPDVTVVGEASTAEQALVRIPALRPQVAILDVRLQDGDGVSVCRELRSRMPDLACLMLTSFDDEEALLDAVMAGASGYVLKQISGTDLVNAVRTVAAGQSMLDPGATTRLMARMRGEVPPEEAAPGLPGFTDREKEILVLVSEGLTNKEIGQRLYLAEKTVKNIISRLFTKLGVERRVQAAVIASHALTPPRQHPVQATE from the coding sequence ATGCCCCCCAGCGGCACCCCTTCCCCCGCGCAGACGCCCATCAGCGTCTTCCTCCTCGACGACCACGAGGTGGTGCGCCGGGGTGTGCACGACCTGTTGGACGCCGAGCCCGACGTGACCGTGGTCGGTGAGGCGTCCACGGCCGAGCAGGCGTTGGTCCGCATCCCCGCGCTGCGCCCCCAGGTCGCGATCCTGGACGTGCGGCTCCAGGACGGCGACGGGGTCAGCGTGTGCCGGGAGTTGCGCTCGCGGATGCCGGACCTCGCGTGCTTGATGCTCACCTCGTTCGACGACGAGGAAGCACTGCTGGACGCCGTCATGGCCGGCGCGTCCGGCTACGTTCTGAAGCAGATCTCCGGCACCGACCTGGTCAACGCCGTACGCACGGTCGCCGCGGGCCAGTCGATGCTCGACCCCGGGGCCACCACCCGGCTGATGGCGAGGATGCGCGGCGAGGTCCCCCCGGAGGAGGCGGCACCCGGCCTGCCCGGATTCACCGACCGGGAGAAGGAGATCCTGGTCCTGGTCAGTGAAGGGCTCACCAACAAGGAGATCGGACAGCGGCTCTACCTGGCCGAGAAGACCGTCAAGAACATCATCTCCCGGCTGTTCACCAAGCTGGGCGTCGAACGCCGAGTCCAGGCCGCGGTGATCGCCAGCCACGCGCTCACCCCGCCCCGTCAGCATCCCGTGCAGGCGACCGAATAG
- a CDS encoding CBS domain-containing protein, whose protein sequence is MMKTPLVGQVMTRDVVAARAGTSARRLEQLMDRHRIGGVPVVDEDDKVVGVVSRTDLTRRPGESGRAAGPVAAATLMTTPAVTVHPEQRVAEAARVMERRHVDRLPVVDEEDRLIGITTRRDLLRVFLRTDEEIRAEVAAEITSRLPPSADDLLRIHVREGVVTLHGLPCSTADPFALLRAAWRVDGVLGVVPRLTTAPS, encoded by the coding sequence ATGATGAAGACACCCCTGGTGGGTCAGGTGATGACCCGCGACGTCGTCGCGGCCCGCGCCGGGACGTCCGCGAGGCGACTGGAACAGCTGATGGACCGTCACCGGATCGGCGGCGTGCCCGTGGTGGACGAGGACGACAAGGTGGTGGGTGTGGTCTCCCGCACCGACCTCACCCGCAGGCCGGGTGAGTCCGGCCGGGCCGCGGGCCCTGTGGCGGCCGCCACACTGATGACGACGCCGGCCGTGACGGTCCATCCGGAGCAGCGAGTGGCCGAGGCCGCCCGTGTCATGGAGCGCAGGCACGTCGACCGGCTGCCGGTGGTGGACGAAGAGGACCGTCTCATCGGCATCACCACCCGCCGCGACCTGCTGAGGGTCTTCCTGCGGACGGACGAGGAGATCCGCGCCGAGGTCGCGGCGGAGATCACGTCCCGTCTGCCGCCGTCCGCCGACGACCTCCTGCGGATCCACGTGCGGGAGGGCGTCGTCACCCTCCACGGGCTGCCCTGCTCCACCGCCGATCCCTTCGCCCTGCTGCGAGCGGCCTGGCGGGTGGACGGGGTGCTGGGCGTCGTGCCGCGGCTGACCACCGCGCCGTCATGA
- a CDS encoding universal stress protein: MEPQDPGQPPRGSGCGGRGRRRRGAGGELVPVVRTAAAEATAHDGTLRILHAVEWPVPPAPELVRRSPEAAVVVVGHRRAGGFPRLPPGPVALRVTAHAGCPVLVVRPGEGTGSGAAGRRVVMTARWSAAARRPAPRPPARPLAAGRRDRRWSRAARGG; encoded by the coding sequence GTGGAACCGCAGGATCCGGGGCAGCCGCCGCGCGGGAGCGGGTGTGGTGGTCGGGGTCGTCGACGCCGGGGGGCTGGGGGGGAGCTGGTGCCGGTGGTACGGACGGCCGCTGCGGAGGCGACGGCTCACGATGGCACCCTGCGGATCCTGCACGCGGTGGAGTGGCCGGTCCCGCCCGCCCCGGAGCTCGTACGCCGCTCGCCCGAAGCCGCTGTGGTCGTGGTGGGGCACCGGAGGGCGGGAGGGTTCCCGCGGCTTCCGCCGGGACCGGTCGCACTGCGGGTCACCGCCCATGCCGGGTGCCCCGTCCTGGTGGTCCGCCCTGGCGAGGGGACCGGCTCCGGTGCAGCGGGGCGCCGGGTCGTCATGACGGCGCGGTGGTCAGCCGCGGCACGACGCCCAGCACCCCGTCCACCCGCCAGGCCGCTCGCAGCAGGGCGAAGGGATCGGCGGTGGAGCAGGGCAGCCCGTGGAGGGTGA
- a CDS encoding slipin family protein has product MLQGLLAALVVAGVGAVLYVAAAARVIRQYERGVVLRFGRLMGSVRGPGFTMVVPVVDRMHKVNMQIVTMPVPAQDGITRDNVTVRVDAVIYFKVVDPVDAIIRVEDYRFAVSQMAQTSLRSILGKSNLDELLSNREKLNQGLELMMDSPAVEWGVTIDRVEIKDVSLPEGMKRSMARQAEADRERRSRLINADAELQAPKKLAQAAAVMSEQPAALQLRLLQTVVAVAAEKNSTLVLPFPVELLRFLERAGDHHQDRTPQPSHRTAPRTEGGPVDGLSPVDTRPSLAGLPEALGS; this is encoded by the coding sequence ATGCTGCAAGGGCTGCTGGCCGCTCTGGTCGTGGCGGGCGTCGGCGCGGTGCTCTACGTGGCGGCCGCGGCGCGGGTGATCAGACAGTACGAGCGGGGGGTCGTGCTGCGCTTCGGCCGTTTGATGGGTTCCGTCCGCGGGCCCGGCTTCACCATGGTCGTTCCCGTGGTCGACCGGATGCACAAGGTGAACATGCAGATCGTCACGATGCCGGTGCCCGCCCAGGACGGCATCACCCGGGACAACGTGACCGTGCGGGTCGATGCGGTGATCTACTTCAAGGTCGTCGACCCGGTGGACGCGATCATCCGGGTGGAGGACTACCGGTTCGCCGTGTCGCAGATGGCGCAGACCTCGTTGCGCTCGATCCTGGGCAAGTCCAACCTCGACGAGCTGCTGTCGAACCGGGAGAAGCTCAACCAGGGCCTGGAGCTGATGATGGACAGTCCGGCCGTCGAGTGGGGCGTGACCATCGACCGGGTCGAGATCAAGGACGTCTCGCTGCCCGAGGGCATGAAGCGTTCCATGGCACGGCAGGCCGAGGCCGACCGCGAGCGGCGCTCCCGCCTGATCAACGCGGACGCCGAGCTCCAGGCGCCCAAGAAGCTCGCCCAGGCGGCGGCGGTGATGTCCGAACAGCCGGCCGCGCTCCAGCTGCGGCTCTTGCAGACCGTCGTGGCCGTGGCCGCCGAGAAGAACTCCACGCTGGTCCTGCCCTTCCCCGTCGAACTCCTGCGCTTCCTCGAACGCGCCGGGGACCATCACCAGGACCGGACTCCACAGCCGTCGCACCGGACGGCGCCGCGGACCGAGGGCGGCCCGGTGGACGGCCTGTCCCCGGTCGACACCCGGCCGTCTCTCGCGGGACTACCCGAGGCGCTGGGGAGCTGA